The proteins below come from a single Nocardiopsis gilva YIM 90087 genomic window:
- a CDS encoding alpha-1,4-glucan--maltose-1-phosphate maltosyltransferase — protein sequence MIGRIPILNVAPVPDLGAAKAVAGETFTVSATVIREGHGALGAAVVLYDPRGRRQEPVPMREVAPGTDRYAADVRASREGAWRFAVEAWDDPFATWRHDAQIKIPLGQDVELMMEEGARLLERAARRVPRRPELAKVADRLRDTTRSATERLELATGAEVVAELGAAPLRDLVTRSKKFPLVVHRKRALFGSWYEFFPRSEGAEPADHDGQWRPGTLRTAAKRLPAIADMGFDVVYLPPIHPVGHSFRKGRNNTLQAGPGDPGSVWAIGSAEGGHDAIHPDLGDIDDFDAFVASARELGMEVALDLALQCSPDHPWVTEHPEWFTVRADGSIAHAENPPKKYQDIYPLNFDAAPEGLYAEVLRVVRHWMAHGVRIFRVDNPHTKPVAFWERLLAEIARTDPDVLFLAEAFTRPAMMHTLAKIGFHQSYTYFTWRNGKEELEDYLRELSGDAAAYMRPNFFANTPDILHAYLQHGGRPAFEIRAVLAALLSPTWGVYSGYELCESTAVRPGSEEYLNSEKYEYRPRDWAAAEAAGTTISPLLTRLNQLRREHPALQELRNLRFHHIDRHQLICFSKRTAADGDGPRQDCRQHGPAVLDPAIPEGAVLDGAVQDDVVLVVVNLDPHQPCEGTVWLDMPALGFTSQDTILVTDQLSGETHEWGAMNYVRLDPNIRPAHVFTVAPSGKPR from the coding sequence GTGATCGGACGCATTCCCATTCTGAACGTCGCTCCCGTACCCGACCTCGGCGCGGCCAAGGCCGTCGCCGGTGAGACCTTCACCGTCAGCGCCACCGTGATCAGGGAGGGGCACGGCGCCCTCGGCGCGGCTGTGGTGCTGTACGACCCTCGGGGACGGCGCCAGGAGCCCGTGCCCATGCGCGAGGTGGCGCCGGGAACCGACCGCTACGCGGCCGATGTGCGTGCGTCCCGCGAAGGCGCGTGGCGATTCGCCGTCGAGGCGTGGGACGACCCCTTCGCCACCTGGCGGCACGACGCCCAGATCAAGATCCCGCTGGGGCAGGACGTCGAGCTGATGATGGAGGAGGGCGCCCGGCTCCTCGAACGGGCGGCGCGGCGCGTACCGCGCCGCCCCGAGCTGGCCAAGGTCGCCGACCGGCTCCGCGACACCACCCGGTCGGCGACCGAGCGCTTGGAGCTGGCCACCGGGGCCGAAGTCGTCGCGGAGCTCGGCGCCGCCCCGCTGCGCGACCTGGTGACGCGGTCGAAGAAGTTTCCGCTCGTCGTGCACCGCAAGCGCGCGCTCTTCGGCTCCTGGTACGAGTTCTTCCCACGCTCTGAGGGCGCGGAGCCCGCCGACCACGACGGCCAGTGGCGCCCGGGCACACTGCGCACCGCCGCCAAGCGCCTTCCGGCCATCGCCGACATGGGCTTCGACGTCGTCTACCTGCCGCCGATCCATCCCGTGGGTCACTCCTTCCGCAAGGGTCGCAACAACACGCTGCAGGCTGGGCCGGGCGACCCCGGCTCGGTGTGGGCGATCGGCTCGGCCGAGGGCGGCCACGACGCCATCCACCCCGACCTCGGCGACATCGACGACTTCGACGCGTTCGTCGCCAGCGCGCGCGAGCTGGGGATGGAGGTCGCGCTCGACCTGGCCCTGCAGTGCTCACCCGACCACCCCTGGGTGACCGAGCACCCCGAGTGGTTCACGGTCCGCGCCGACGGCTCCATCGCGCACGCGGAGAACCCGCCCAAGAAGTACCAGGACATCTACCCGCTGAACTTCGACGCCGCCCCCGAGGGGCTGTACGCCGAGGTGCTGCGCGTCGTCCGGCACTGGATGGCGCACGGGGTGCGCATCTTCCGGGTGGACAACCCGCACACCAAGCCGGTGGCGTTCTGGGAGCGGCTGCTCGCCGAGATCGCGCGGACCGACCCGGACGTGCTCTTCCTCGCCGAAGCCTTCACCCGCCCGGCGATGATGCACACCCTCGCCAAGATCGGCTTCCACCAGTCCTACACCTACTTCACCTGGCGCAACGGCAAGGAGGAGCTGGAGGACTACCTGCGCGAGCTGAGCGGGGACGCCGCCGCCTACATGCGTCCGAACTTCTTCGCCAACACCCCCGACATCCTCCACGCCTATCTGCAGCACGGGGGGCGCCCGGCGTTCGAGATCCGCGCGGTCCTGGCCGCCCTGCTCTCCCCGACGTGGGGGGTCTACTCGGGCTACGAGCTGTGCGAGAGCACGGCGGTGCGGCCGGGAAGCGAGGAGTACCTGAACTCCGAGAAGTACGAGTACCGGCCGCGCGACTGGGCCGCCGCCGAGGCGGCCGGGACGACCATCTCGCCGCTGCTGACGCGGCTCAACCAGCTGCGGCGCGAGCACCCCGCCCTGCAGGAGCTGCGCAACCTGCGCTTCCACCACATCGACCGGCATCAGCTGATCTGCTTCTCGAAGCGGACCGCCGCCGATGGCGACGGCCCGCGGCAGGACTGCCGCCAGCACGGCCCGGCCGTCCTGGACCCTGCCATTCCGGAGGGTGCTGTTCTGGATGGCGCCGTTCAGGACGATGTCGTTCTGGTCGTGGTCAATCTCGATCCGCATCAGCCCTGTGAAGGCACGGTGTGGCTCGACATGCCCGCTCTGGGGTTCACCTCCCAGGACACGATCCTCGTCACGGATCAATTATCGGGCGAAACGCATGAATGGGGCGCGATGAATTATGTCCGCCTCGACCCGAATATCCGACCAGCCCACGTATTCACCGTCGCACCCTCCGGAAAGCCCCGATAG
- the treS gene encoding maltose alpha-D-glucosyltransferase yields the protein MPEPGDTPHGVVPDTFSHENPRDPYWYKRAVFYEVLARGFYDSNGDGTGDLRGLVEKLDYLEWLGIDCIWLLPLYASPLRDGGYDISDYMKILPEFGKIADFVELVEQAHRRGIRVITDLVMNHTSEQHPWFQASRSDPDGPYGDFYVWSDHTDRYTDARIIFVDTESSNWTYDEVRGQYYWHRFFSHQPDLNFENPAVQEAILEVLRFWLDLGIDGFRLDAVPYLYEREGTNCENLKETHEFLKRVRSEVDRLYPDRVLLSEANQWPADVVDYFGDFESGGDECHMNFHFPLMPRMFMAVRREQRYPISEILAQTPPIPRNCQWAIFLRNHDELTLEMVTDEERDYMYAEYAKDPRMRANVGIRRRLAPLLDNDRDQIELFTALLLSLPGSPVLYYGDEIGMGDNIWLGDRDAVRTPMQWTSDRNAGFSRCDPARLYLPLILDPIHGYQALNVEAQRDDPGSLLNWTRKMIQIRKRHPVFGTGDFAELHASNPSVFAFVREYGDDRMLCVNNLSRFPQPVELDLRRYGGVTPVECMGGVRFPAIGELPYLLTLPGHGFYWFQLPPVDETDGPTTEDLTVQSASQSAHQPAHQSANHSADSATDHDAAVHRTTHRTVREGNKAFQR from the coding sequence ATGCCTGAGCCCGGAGACACGCCCCACGGGGTCGTGCCCGACACCTTTTCGCACGAGAACCCTCGCGACCCGTACTGGTACAAACGCGCGGTCTTCTACGAGGTGCTCGCCAGAGGCTTCTACGATTCCAACGGCGACGGCACCGGGGATCTCCGCGGACTCGTCGAGAAACTCGACTACCTCGAATGGCTCGGCATCGACTGCATCTGGCTACTCCCCCTGTACGCCTCACCGCTGCGCGACGGCGGCTACGACATTTCCGACTACATGAAGATCCTTCCCGAATTCGGGAAGATCGCCGACTTCGTGGAGCTCGTGGAGCAGGCCCACCGGCGCGGTATCCGGGTCATCACCGATCTCGTCATGAACCACACCAGCGAGCAGCACCCGTGGTTCCAGGCCTCGCGCAGCGACCCCGACGGGCCCTACGGCGACTTCTACGTCTGGTCCGACCACACCGACCGCTACACCGACGCCCGGATCATCTTCGTCGACACCGAGTCGTCCAACTGGACCTACGACGAGGTCCGCGGCCAGTACTACTGGCACCGCTTCTTCTCCCACCAGCCCGACCTCAACTTCGAGAACCCCGCCGTCCAGGAGGCGATCCTGGAGGTCCTGCGGTTCTGGCTGGACCTGGGCATCGACGGCTTCCGCCTGGACGCCGTGCCCTACCTCTACGAACGCGAAGGGACCAACTGCGAGAACCTCAAGGAGACGCACGAGTTCCTCAAGCGCGTCCGTTCCGAGGTCGACCGCCTCTACCCCGACCGGGTCCTGCTCAGCGAGGCCAACCAGTGGCCGGCCGACGTCGTCGACTACTTCGGCGACTTCGAGTCGGGCGGCGACGAGTGCCACATGAACTTCCACTTTCCGCTGATGCCGCGGATGTTCATGGCCGTCCGCCGCGAGCAGCGCTACCCCATCTCCGAAATCCTCGCGCAGACCCCGCCCATCCCCCGCAACTGCCAGTGGGCCATCTTCCTGCGCAACCACGACGAACTCACCCTGGAGATGGTCACCGACGAAGAGCGCGACTACATGTACGCCGAATACGCCAAGGACCCGCGCATGCGCGCCAACGTGGGCATCCGGCGCCGGCTCGCGCCGCTCCTCGACAACGACCGCGACCAGATCGAGCTGTTCACCGCGCTGCTGCTGTCCCTGCCCGGCTCGCCCGTCCTCTACTACGGCGACGAGATCGGCATGGGCGACAACATCTGGCTCGGCGACCGGGACGCCGTGCGCACCCCCATGCAGTGGACGTCCGACCGCAACGCCGGATTCTCCCGCTGTGACCCGGCACGCCTCTACCTCCCGCTCATCCTCGACCCCATCCACGGCTACCAAGCCCTCAACGTCGAGGCCCAGCGGGACGACCCGGGCTCGCTGCTCAACTGGACCCGCAAGATGATCCAGATCCGCAAGCGGCACCCGGTGTTCGGCACCGGCGACTTCGCCGAGCTGCACGCCAGCAACCCCAGTGTGTTCGCCTTCGTGCGGGAGTACGGAGACGACCGCATGCTCTGCGTCAACAACCTCTCCCGCTTCCCGCAACCGGTCGAACTCGACCTGCGCCGCTACGGCGGCGTCACCCCCGTCGAGTGCATGGGGGGTGTCCGCTTCCCCGCCATCGGTGAGCTGCCGTACCTGCTGACGCTGCCCGGCCACGGCTTCTACTGGTTCCAGCTCCCCCCGGTCGACGAAACGGACGGCCCCACGACCGAGGACCTGACAGTGCAGTCCGCCAGCCAGTCCGCCCATCAACCCGCCCATCAGTCCGCCAACCACTCCGCCGACTCCGCGACCGACCACGACGCCGCCGTCCACCGAACCACCCATCGGA